Proteins encoded in a region of the Pseudomonas putida genome:
- a CDS encoding dipeptide ABC transporter ATP-binding protein encodes MNTPLVRIQQLSVDYPGNPQAAVQALDLEIAAGEIVCLVGESGSGKSTTAAALAGLLPAAARQRGQLWLQGQALEQFAERDWCQRRGRLVGFVPQDPGTSLDPVKTIGAQLVEAMTVHGVPGREAGARGLALLQQVGLRDAEQLSRRYPHELSGGMCQRVLIAIALANDPPLLIADEPTSALDVSVQRQILDRLQQLVRARGSSLLLITHDLAVALDRADRILVMRNGQLLESGTPAQLWHAPKHPYTRQLLAASPLARLQQRRTGPASAVGEPLLQVSGLMRRFNRHAAPVVDGVSFTLPRGSTTSLVGESGSGKSTTARIILALEQASAGSVLFDGQPILGASRRQLHAYRRRVQLVYQNPWAALDPRHNLLQIVSEPMRAFAIGARRDDRQRVLGLLERVGLPAELLLRRPGALSGGQRQRVAIARALAAEPELLVLDEPLSALDAPVQAQVLALLQRLQAELGLTYLFISHDLATVRGISDQVLVMRQGRLVDQGPTEQVFERPASDYTRSLLEDMPGLGRVLQGERPLVREVG; translated from the coding sequence ATGAACACCCCATTGGTGCGTATCCAGCAGTTAAGCGTCGATTATCCAGGCAACCCGCAAGCCGCCGTACAGGCGCTGGACCTGGAAATTGCCGCAGGTGAAATTGTCTGCCTGGTGGGCGAGTCCGGTTCGGGCAAATCCACCACCGCTGCGGCCCTCGCCGGGCTGCTGCCAGCCGCGGCGCGGCAGCGAGGCCAACTGTGGCTGCAAGGCCAGGCGCTGGAACAATTTGCTGAACGTGACTGGTGCCAACGCCGTGGCCGCCTGGTCGGCTTCGTGCCACAAGACCCCGGCACCTCGCTGGACCCGGTCAAGACCATCGGTGCACAGCTGGTCGAAGCCATGACCGTGCATGGCGTGCCGGGCCGTGAAGCCGGTGCGCGCGGGCTGGCACTGCTGCAGCAGGTGGGCCTCAGGGATGCCGAGCAACTGTCCCGCCGCTACCCCCATGAGCTGTCGGGTGGCATGTGCCAGCGGGTGTTGATCGCAATCGCCTTGGCCAATGACCCACCGCTGTTGATCGCCGACGAACCCACCAGCGCCCTGGATGTCAGCGTGCAGCGGCAAATTCTAGACCGCCTGCAGCAACTGGTGCGCGCACGCGGCAGCAGCTTGTTGCTCATCACCCATGACCTGGCGGTGGCGCTGGACCGTGCCGATCGCATTCTGGTGATGCGCAACGGCCAACTGCTGGAGAGCGGCACGCCCGCGCAGTTATGGCATGCACCCAAGCATCCCTACACGCGGCAGCTGCTGGCGGCCTCACCGTTGGCACGCCTGCAGCAACGGCGTACTGGCCCAGCCAGCGCAGTTGGCGAACCCCTGTTGCAGGTCAGTGGCCTGATGCGGCGTTTCAACCGGCATGCCGCGCCGGTGGTCGACGGTGTCAGCTTCACCCTGCCCCGTGGCAGTACCACCAGCCTGGTGGGCGAGTCAGGTTCGGGTAAGTCCACCACTGCCCGCATCATCCTGGCCTTGGAGCAAGCCAGTGCAGGCAGCGTGTTGTTCGACGGCCAGCCAATACTGGGCGCCAGCCGGCGCCAATTGCATGCCTACCGGCGGCGAGTGCAACTGGTCTACCAGAACCCCTGGGCTGCGTTGGACCCTAGGCACAACCTGCTGCAGATCGTCAGTGAGCCGATGCGCGCCTTTGCCATTGGCGCGCGACGAGACGATCGGCAGCGGGTGCTGGGTTTGCTGGAGCGGGTCGGGTTACCCGCCGAGTTGCTGCTGCGTCGGCCTGGAGCGTTGTCTGGTGGGCAGCGCCAGCGTGTGGCTATCGCTCGTGCCTTGGCGGCTGAACCGGAGCTGCTGGTGCTCGATGAGCCGCTGTCGGCCCTGGATGCGCCCGTGCAGGCACAGGTGTTGGCGTTGTTGCAGCGTTTGCAGGCTGAGCTGGGGCTGACCTACCTGTTCATTTCACACGACCTGGCGACGGTGCGCGGCATCAGCGATCAGGTGCTGGTGATGCGCCAGGGGCGGCTGGTGGACCAAGGGCCGACCGAGCAGGTGTTCGAGCGGCCCGCGAGTGACTACACGCGGAGCTTGCTGGAGGATATGCCAGGATTGGGCCGGGTATTGCAGGGGGAGCGGCCCTTGGTGCGTGAGGTGGGGTGA
- the tenA gene encoding thiaminase II — protein MDIFERLKTAAAPQWNRYVDHDFVRQMGEGTLSEQAFRTYLVQDYLFLIQFARAWALAAYKSRRPADIRAAQAGLAAILDETELHVRLCARWGLTQADIEAAPEHQATVAYTRYVLDCGAAGDLLELHVALAPCVIGYAEIGRTLAERIGDLSNHPYREWIGEYAGEGYQGVAAAARKHLDELAARSMTEQRFAELVGIFGQASSLEADFWQMGLDGAA, from the coding sequence ATGGATATCTTCGAGCGCCTCAAGACCGCTGCCGCGCCGCAGTGGAACCGCTACGTGGACCATGACTTCGTGCGGCAGATGGGCGAGGGCACGCTGAGCGAGCAAGCGTTCCGAACCTACCTGGTGCAGGATTACCTGTTTCTGATCCAGTTCGCCCGCGCCTGGGCGCTGGCCGCCTACAAAAGCCGCCGCCCGGCCGACATCCGTGCCGCGCAGGCCGGGCTGGCGGCGATCCTGGATGAAACCGAGTTGCATGTGCGCCTGTGCGCGCGCTGGGGGTTGACTCAGGCTGATATCGAGGCCGCACCAGAGCACCAGGCGACGGTGGCGTATACCCGTTACGTGCTGGACTGCGGCGCCGCCGGCGACCTGCTGGAGCTGCATGTGGCACTGGCACCTTGCGTGATCGGCTATGCCGAGATCGGCCGAACCTTGGCCGAACGCATCGGCGATTTGAGCAACCACCCGTACCGCGAGTGGATTGGCGAATATGCCGGGGAGGGCTACCAAGGCGTGGCGGCGGCCGCGCGCAAGCATCTGGATGAACTGGCTGCGCGAAGCATGACAGAGCAGCGGTTTGCTGAGCTGGTGGGGATTTTCGGCCAGGCGTCCAGCCTGGAAGCGGATTTCTGGCAGATGGGGTTGGACGGGGCTGCGTAG
- a CDS encoding TenA family protein produces MTERFSQSLHRQNEPTWSAAVGHRFVTQLCDGSLPDPIMVNYLVQDHRFLDSFLTLLGAAIATADTFEARLRFGRFAGMISSDENTYFLRAFEALDVSPAQRDEPADTAPTAGFKAIMREAAATRSYAAALAVLNVAEGLYLDWALKAPKPMPENFVHAEWITLHDNPAFQDFVAFLQAELDRVGPQQAALASDFYQRTVALELAFFDAVYPEGQ; encoded by the coding sequence ATGACCGAACGTTTCAGCCAGTCCCTGCACCGCCAGAACGAGCCGACCTGGTCGGCAGCCGTTGGCCACCGTTTCGTGACCCAATTGTGCGACGGCAGCCTGCCGGACCCGATCATGGTCAACTACCTGGTACAGGACCACCGCTTTCTTGACAGCTTCCTGACCCTGCTGGGCGCGGCCATCGCCACCGCCGACACGTTCGAGGCCCGCCTGCGTTTCGGCCGCTTCGCCGGGATGATCTCAAGCGACGAGAACACGTACTTCCTGCGCGCCTTCGAGGCCCTGGATGTCAGCCCGGCGCAACGCGATGAACCAGCCGATACCGCGCCTACCGCAGGTTTCAAGGCGATCATGCGCGAAGCGGCAGCCACCCGGTCCTACGCAGCGGCCCTGGCGGTGCTCAACGTTGCCGAAGGCCTGTACCTGGATTGGGCGCTGAAGGCACCGAAACCGATGCCGGAAAACTTCGTCCATGCCGAGTGGATCACCCTGCACGACAACCCGGCATTCCAGGACTTCGTCGCCTTCCTGCAGGCCGAGCTGGACCGCGTCGGCCCGCAACAGGCCGCGCTGGCAAGTGACTTCTACCAGCGCACGGTAGCGTTGGAGCTGGCCTTCTTCGATGCCGTCTACCCGGAGGGCCAGTGA
- a CDS encoding Ig-like domain-containing protein, translated as MKTPAVIHPNRYVFQLSSVTALMLSLGLITAMASPLDDNSPPPPTDPSAYTDQPDDPTPALLNLSTLPEANEGSLELTDGVYGNRDTVRTDNVLPPALQTSDRYPTNGKPSPLFGAQPFTQQLLLFEEFGPEKLDPTLPPPDLTFPVPTLGAAPAQDPNVVARSGPSGTALEAFLKQPGLYPFPTQFSNVLDRNPWKAQIEMFLNRHPVGSPAEGRPPGKGWSHQRWNEFYPQAAFKTAQAGARINLGLRDRRQMHNYTVGEFAPGGLYYQTSDIPTTLGTTKGIDTRFHPNFPLQNHKSLWTFDGTFPPKLLMVRYGQPILMRHYNALPIDPSANGGFGLHTISTHEHNGHSPAESDGFANAYFFPGQYYDYRWPVQLAGYDTINTRAQDPRAAFPCSPGETLFVNDGTPGLKTCQNGSIKIRGDWRETMSTHWFHDHMMDFTAQNVYKGNAVMMNYYSALDRGNEALQDGVNLRFPSGSGMPWGNRDYDVNLVIADKAWDANGQLWFNPFNTDGFLGDQILVNWQYQPKLKVRARSYRFRILNGSVSRYFKFAVVREIAGTSGEFKGPSGSNVSYARVPFHMIANDGNIMEHAVPFDGTLDLNGDGNLQDNNGILPLQGIAERYDIIINFAKNGIKAGDKLYFVNLEEHRTGKGPEGTISLADVLSEKYKAVIKQTSKGPQWDKGDPAVGKFLQLLVQPYTGQDLSMDPVAYEPAKPGKAAGLKMLPLPIDRNSATDLAKIKDARHREFIFGRSDGTDTTPWTIKTDGGFGYSMDPRRISAAPQLANQSTDGGFSGDGTLEVWKIKNGGNGWSHPVHVHFEEGVILSRDGKAPPEWEKWARKDVYRIGPDADSSEEVEMAIRFREFAGTYMEHCHNTQHEDSSMLLRWDIEHPGQFQVMPTPLPGWDGVQYMASVGLPTFRTKGHDDNDDPANKPPVAANDSAATTAGKPITLNVLANDTDPDGNVPLTVTGLSQPDSGQGTVSTDGTTVTYTPPATVETPFTASFNYTARDAKGAESVTPATVSIAVSPAAAVDQVQVTSATVQVRSGNRYTWDVAGTTSVATGNSISVTAASTSGPLNLGNATLTVATSGARWKLSVTTTGTGPATPATVTVKSALGQSVTVPISIK; from the coding sequence ATGAAAACACCTGCCGTGATTCACCCGAACCGGTATGTATTCCAGCTCTCTTCCGTCACCGCGCTGATGCTCAGCCTTGGGCTGATCACGGCCATGGCGAGCCCGCTGGACGACAACAGCCCGCCACCGCCGACGGACCCCTCGGCCTACACCGACCAGCCGGACGACCCGACCCCGGCCTTGCTCAACCTGAGCACCTTGCCAGAAGCCAACGAAGGCTCGCTGGAGCTGACCGATGGCGTGTACGGCAACCGCGATACGGTGCGTACCGACAACGTGCTGCCACCCGCCTTGCAAACCTCGGACAGGTACCCCACCAACGGCAAGCCCAGCCCGTTGTTCGGTGCGCAACCCTTCACCCAGCAACTGCTGCTTTTCGAAGAGTTCGGCCCGGAAAAACTCGACCCGACACTGCCGCCGCCAGACCTGACCTTCCCGGTGCCCACCTTGGGCGCGGCCCCGGCTCAAGACCCCAACGTAGTGGCCCGCAGCGGCCCCAGTGGCACAGCACTGGAAGCTTTCCTCAAGCAACCGGGCCTGTACCCGTTCCCGACCCAGTTCTCCAACGTGCTTGATCGAAACCCGTGGAAAGCACAGATCGAGATGTTCCTCAACCGCCACCCGGTCGGTTCGCCCGCCGAAGGCCGTCCACCAGGAAAAGGCTGGTCGCACCAGCGCTGGAACGAGTTTTATCCGCAGGCGGCATTCAAGACCGCGCAGGCTGGCGCGCGCATCAACCTTGGCCTGCGCGATCGCAGGCAAATGCACAACTACACAGTCGGGGAATTCGCCCCAGGTGGCCTGTACTACCAGACCTCCGATATCCCGACCACGCTGGGCACCACCAAGGGCATCGATACCCGCTTCCACCCGAACTTCCCGCTGCAGAACCACAAGTCGCTGTGGACCTTCGACGGCACCTTCCCGCCCAAGCTGCTGATGGTGCGCTACGGCCAGCCGATCCTGATGCGCCACTACAATGCCCTGCCGATCGACCCGTCGGCCAACGGCGGTTTTGGCCTGCACACCATCTCGACCCACGAGCACAACGGCCATTCCCCGGCCGAAAGCGATGGTTTCGCCAACGCCTACTTCTTCCCCGGCCAGTACTACGACTACCGTTGGCCGGTGCAACTGGCCGGCTACGACACCATCAACACCCGTGCCCAGGACCCGCGTGCGGCCTTCCCCTGCTCGCCGGGCGAAACCCTGTTCGTCAACGACGGCACACCGGGCCTGAAAACCTGCCAGAACGGCAGCATCAAGATTCGCGGCGACTGGCGTGAAACCATGAGCACCCACTGGTTCCACGACCACATGATGGATTTCACGGCGCAGAACGTCTACAAAGGCAACGCCGTGATGATGAACTACTACAGCGCCCTGGACCGTGGCAACGAAGCCCTGCAGGACGGCGTCAACCTGCGCTTCCCCAGCGGTTCGGGCATGCCGTGGGGTAACCGTGACTACGACGTCAACCTGGTGATAGCCGACAAGGCCTGGGATGCCAACGGCCAACTGTGGTTCAACCCGTTCAACACCGACGGCTTCCTGGGTGATCAGATCCTGGTCAACTGGCAGTACCAGCCCAAACTCAAGGTGCGTGCACGCAGCTACCGCTTCCGTATCCTCAACGGCTCGGTGTCGCGCTACTTCAAGTTTGCCGTGGTGCGGGAAATTGCCGGCACCAGTGGCGAGTTCAAAGGCCCTTCCGGCTCCAACGTATCGTATGCCCGAGTGCCGTTCCACATGATCGCCAACGACGGCAACATCATGGAGCACGCCGTGCCGTTCGACGGCACCCTGGACCTCAACGGTGACGGCAACCTGCAGGACAACAACGGCATTCTGCCGCTGCAAGGCATCGCCGAGCGCTACGACATCATCATCAACTTCGCCAAGAACGGCATCAAGGCGGGCGACAAGCTGTACTTCGTCAACCTGGAAGAGCACCGCACGGGCAAGGGCCCGGAAGGCACCATTTCGCTGGCCGACGTACTGTCGGAAAAATACAAGGCGGTGATCAAGCAGACCAGCAAAGGCCCACAGTGGGATAAAGGCGACCCAGCGGTCGGCAAGTTCCTGCAACTGTTGGTGCAGCCATACACCGGCCAGGACCTGAGCATGGACCCGGTGGCCTACGAGCCAGCCAAACCAGGCAAAGCCGCAGGCCTGAAAATGCTGCCGCTGCCCATTGATCGCAACTCGGCTACCGACCTGGCCAAGATCAAGGATGCCCGCCACCGTGAGTTCATCTTTGGCCGCTCCGATGGCACCGACACCACCCCCTGGACCATCAAGACCGACGGTGGCTTTGGCTACAGCATGGACCCACGGCGTATCAGTGCGGCACCGCAACTGGCCAACCAGTCCACCGACGGCGGCTTCAGTGGCGACGGCACCCTGGAAGTGTGGAAGATCAAGAACGGCGGTAATGGCTGGAGCCACCCGGTACACGTGCACTTCGAGGAAGGCGTGATTCTTAGCCGTGACGGCAAGGCCCCGCCAGAATGGGAAAAATGGGCACGCAAGGACGTATACCGTATCGGGCCGGATGCCGATTCTTCGGAAGAGGTGGAAATGGCCATCCGCTTCCGCGAATTCGCCGGTACCTACATGGAGCACTGCCACAACACCCAGCATGAAGACTCGTCGATGCTATTGCGCTGGGACATTGAACACCCAGGGCAGTTCCAGGTGATGCCGACACCGCTGCCAGGGTGGGATGGCGTGCAATACATGGCGTCGGTTGGCCTGCCGACCTTCCGCACCAAAGGCCATGACGACAACGACGACCCGGCCAACAAACCACCTGTGGCGGCTAACGACAGTGCTGCAACGACCGCTGGCAAACCGATCACCCTGAACGTGCTGGCCAATGACACCGACCCGGACGGCAACGTACCGCTGACCGTGACCGGCCTCAGCCAACCGGACTCTGGCCAGGGCACCGTCAGCACGGATGGCACCACGGTGACCTATACCCCACCGGCCACGGTCGAGACGCCGTTCACTGCCAGCTTCAATTACACCGCGCGTGATGCCAAGGGTGCCGAGTCGGTAACCCCGGCCACCGTCAGCATTGCCGTGAGCCCGGCAGCCGCGGTCGACCAGGTCCAGGTCACCAGTGCCACGGTGCAGGTGCGCAGTGGCAACCGCTACACCTGGGACGTGGCGGGCACGACTTCGGTGGCGACCGGCAACAGCATCAGTGTGACTGCAGCGTCTACCAGCGGCCCACTGAATCTGGGCAATGCCACGCTGACGGTCGCCACCTCCGGTGCTCGCTGGAAACTGTCGGTGACCACCACCGGCACGGGCCCGGCAACGCCGGCAACGGTGACCGTGAAATCGGCCCTGGGGCAAAGTGTGACGGTGCCGATCAGCATCAAGTAA
- a CDS encoding SCO family protein — translation MHGSWRFLLVLALFAASIPFWPLQPPQPVAEEAATPWGASYFPNIPLLTQDGEKVHFFDDLIRDKVVAINFIFTGCSDSCPVETARLRQVQKILGDRVGKDIFLYSISIDPYNDTPATLKRYAEKFGIGPGWTLLTGEPDDIEQLRRSLGLWIDGLENGRSKDHNLSLIIGNQATGRWMKASPFESPYILADRLGNSLHNWKQASALANDYAQAPQVRPPSSGEQIFRTRCSSCHTLGNIEPGQPGIGPDLLGVTRQRDANWLTRWLKEPDQMLAEKDPLAMLLYEQYNRLAMPNMRLGDAEVSALMSYIEEETARLQTPVANRENP, via the coding sequence ATGCACGGCTCATGGCGTTTCCTGCTGGTACTCGCGCTGTTCGCCGCCAGCATTCCATTTTGGCCACTGCAGCCGCCACAACCGGTAGCTGAAGAAGCCGCCACGCCCTGGGGTGCCAGCTATTTCCCCAACATACCCCTGCTGACCCAGGACGGCGAAAAAGTGCATTTCTTCGACGACCTGATCAGGGACAAGGTGGTCGCCATCAACTTCATCTTCACCGGCTGTTCCGATTCCTGCCCGGTGGAAACCGCCCGCCTGCGGCAGGTACAGAAAATCCTCGGTGACCGTGTCGGCAAGGATATCTTCCTCTATTCCATCAGCATCGACCCCTACAACGACACTCCCGCCACCCTCAAACGCTATGCCGAAAAGTTCGGCATAGGCCCTGGCTGGACGCTGCTGACCGGCGAACCCGACGATATCGAGCAACTGCGCCGCAGCCTGGGGCTGTGGATCGATGGCCTGGAAAACGGCCGCTCCAAAGACCACAACCTGAGCTTGATCATCGGTAACCAGGCCACTGGCCGCTGGATGAAGGCTTCGCCCTTCGAAAGCCCGTATATCCTCGCCGACCGTCTGGGCAACAGCCTGCACAACTGGAAGCAGGCCAGCGCCCTGGCCAATGACTATGCCCAGGCCCCGCAGGTGCGTCCGCCCAGCAGTGGCGAGCAGATCTTCCGCACCCGCTGCTCGTCCTGCCACACCTTGGGCAACATCGAGCCAGGCCAGCCAGGCATCGGCCCCGACCTGCTGGGCGTGACGCGTCAGCGTGACGCCAACTGGCTGACCCGCTGGCTGAAGGAGCCCGACCAGATGCTGGCCGAGAAAGACCCGCTGGCCATGCTGCTGTATGAGCAATACAACCGCTTGGCCATGCCCAACATGCGCCTCGGCGATGCCGAAGTCAGCGCATTGATGAGCTACATCGAAGAAGAAACCGCACGTCTGCAGACACCCGTGGCGAATAGGGAAAACCCCTAA
- a CDS encoding putative bifunctional diguanylate cyclase/phosphodiesterase, with translation MIRRSLSSSSLLRLLILMLCAATLAFLWGLHVTQKAAARQDALSAKAAEHLNLASIVGESLRQLVDRAQAVGRVTQDDMKVLRQGNFSLARILAEDPVFKRMSLYDRQGRLLSASHADEVAELPADWLRQLRRHAGRYGFKPFLPSIQPPGQPTALPTWRLPFLLPLTDPAGREIDNILVVQLDIGYLAVLFQHIDLGSSGLVRLLQEDGLERLRIDTSGVVVAGDSLQPELPGTDTEAGMMTQYVAGDAYQSLYRHVPERGFSVVVSQRQDEILAPSALAYSRQFWLNLSMTLMILASLLWTLRLLRKRQEAFDALEHAQQVNQQLIGRLEDEHRRSSHAAATDHLSGLHNRRQFVEVAGQALTRQRGKRRLMAILFIDMDRFKSINDSLGHKIGDLLLQAVAGRIQRLLEPGDEASRFGGDEFVVLLAGERSEEQINAWVRELVQKLSATYALDGQEVNTSPSVGVSICPRDGQDIDSLIRSADAAMYSAKQAGRAQYRFFDPSLNLADIQAFTLEQAFGSALAERQFVLHYQPQIRLDTQQVLGYEALVRWDHPEFGLLYPDRFIDLAERSGFIVELGWEVLRLACEALSSWDAQGRETRLAVNVSALQLRQGDFAARLLSQLQHHGIAPQQLELEITETTILDPEGTAVTHLHTLRGAGLGISLDDFGRGYAGFAHLHSLPLSKLKIDRSLIAALSNSHDDSPIVSSTIILAKRLGLEVVAEGVETREQVVYLKLAGCDIAQGYHFSRPLSPAQLCDYPPFNGVEDKACVY, from the coding sequence GTGATACGCCGTTCGCTTTCCTCTTCCAGCCTTTTGCGGCTGCTGATCCTGATGCTCTGTGCAGCGACCCTGGCCTTTCTCTGGGGGTTGCACGTTACGCAGAAAGCCGCCGCCCGCCAGGATGCGTTGTCGGCCAAGGCCGCCGAACACCTGAACCTGGCCAGTATTGTCGGCGAAAGCCTGCGCCAGCTGGTTGACCGTGCCCAAGCGGTGGGCCGGGTTACCCAGGACGACATGAAAGTGCTGCGTCAAGGTAACTTCAGCCTGGCGCGTATCCTGGCTGAAGACCCGGTGTTCAAGCGCATGAGCCTGTACGATCGGCAAGGCCGGCTGCTGTCGGCCAGCCATGCCGACGAGGTCGCCGAGTTACCTGCCGATTGGTTGCGCCAGTTGCGGCGCCATGCAGGTCGCTACGGTTTCAAACCCTTCCTGCCAAGCATTCAGCCCCCCGGCCAACCCACCGCCCTGCCCACTTGGCGCTTGCCCTTTCTGCTGCCGCTGACCGACCCGGCCGGCCGAGAAATCGACAACATCCTGGTCGTGCAACTGGATATTGGCTACCTGGCAGTGCTGTTCCAGCATATCGACCTGGGCAGCAGCGGCCTGGTGCGCCTGCTGCAGGAAGACGGCCTGGAGCGGCTGCGCATCGATACCAGCGGCGTGGTGGTGGCTGGCGATTCATTGCAGCCCGAGCTGCCTGGCACTGACACTGAAGCGGGCATGATGACCCAGTACGTGGCGGGCGACGCTTACCAAAGCCTGTACCGCCATGTACCTGAGCGCGGCTTCAGTGTGGTGGTCAGCCAGCGCCAGGATGAAATCCTCGCCCCCTCGGCGCTGGCCTATTCCCGGCAGTTCTGGTTGAACCTGAGCATGACACTGATGATTCTTGCCAGCCTGCTATGGACCTTGCGCCTGCTGCGTAAACGCCAGGAGGCATTCGATGCGCTGGAACATGCCCAGCAGGTCAACCAGCAACTGATCGGGCGCCTCGAGGACGAACATCGGCGCAGCAGCCATGCCGCCGCCACCGACCACCTGAGTGGCCTGCACAACCGCCGCCAGTTCGTCGAGGTGGCCGGCCAGGCGCTGACGCGACAGCGTGGCAAGCGCCGGCTGATGGCGATCCTGTTCATCGACATGGACCGCTTCAAGTCGATCAACGATTCGCTGGGGCACAAGATTGGCGACCTGCTGCTACAAGCTGTGGCCGGGCGCATTCAGCGGCTGCTGGAACCCGGTGACGAGGCTTCGCGCTTTGGCGGCGACGAATTCGTAGTGCTGTTGGCCGGCGAGCGCAGCGAAGAGCAGATCAACGCCTGGGTTCGCGAACTGGTACAAAAACTGTCAGCCACTTACGCCCTGGATGGTCAGGAGGTCAACACCAGCCCAAGCGTTGGGGTGAGCATTTGCCCACGCGATGGCCAGGATATCGACAGCCTTATCCGCAGCGCCGACGCCGCGATGTATTCGGCCAAGCAGGCCGGGCGTGCGCAATACCGCTTCTTCGACCCTTCGCTGAACCTGGCCGACATCCAGGCCTTCACCCTCGAGCAGGCATTCGGCAGTGCCCTGGCCGAACGCCAGTTCGTGCTGCACTACCAGCCACAGATTCGCCTCGACACCCAGCAGGTATTGGGCTACGAAGCCCTTGTGCGCTGGGACCACCCAGAGTTCGGCTTGCTGTACCCGGACCGCTTCATCGACCTGGCCGAGCGCAGTGGTTTCATCGTCGAACTGGGCTGGGAGGTGCTGCGCCTGGCCTGTGAAGCGTTGTCGAGCTGGGATGCCCAGGGCCGGGAAACTCGGCTGGCAGTCAATGTATCCGCGCTGCAGTTGCGCCAAGGCGACTTCGCTGCCCGCCTGCTGAGCCAATTGCAGCATCACGGCATCGCGCCACAGCAGTTGGAGCTGGAAATTACCGAAACCACCATCCTCGACCCCGAAGGCACGGCGGTGACCCATCTGCACACCCTGCGCGGTGCGGGCCTGGGCATCAGCCTGGACGATTTCGGCCGCGGTTACGCTGGTTTTGCCCACCTGCACTCGCTGCCGCTAAGCAAGCTGAAGATCGACCGGTCGCTGATTGCGGCACTGTCCAACAGCCATGACGACAGCCCTATCGTGTCCTCCACCATCATCCTGGCCAAACGCCTGGGCCTGGAAGTGGTGGCCGAGGGTGTCGAAACCCGTGAGCAGGTGGTGTACCTGAAGCTTGCCGGCTGCGATATCGCCCAGGGCTATCACTTCAGCCGACCGCTGTCGCCGGCACAGTTATGCGATTACCCGCCCTTCAACGGCGTCGAGGACAAGGCATGCGTGTACTGA
- a CDS encoding phosphate/phosphite/phosphonate ABC transporter substrate-binding protein, giving the protein MRVLKTLVCLMALNLSANVALADCTPHSLRLAVIPIKSAEDMTREHQPLLQRLSQAAGVPVELVIAASYESVVDAIVSGGADIARLGPASYVLAHRRDPRIEPFATFTLSAGPYTPAGNHYQALLLTRDDTPEDIEALRGKRVALTDPASTSGSLVPSVEFAARVGMPLSRFFGALVYAGNHDKALEALLEGRVDAAFVASERTDAYLARHAMAPTRLKALWRSRPIYYDPYVFSASLCPALRARIRHAMLEDPQALAAFVQSQDASGLVPVSQAEYAPLQRMMDAALPR; this is encoded by the coding sequence ATGCGTGTACTGAAAACACTGGTATGCCTGATGGCGCTCAACCTGTCAGCCAATGTCGCGTTGGCCGATTGCACCCCGCACAGCCTGCGCCTGGCCGTTATCCCGATCAAAAGCGCCGAAGACATGACCCGTGAGCACCAGCCACTGTTGCAGCGCCTGAGTCAGGCGGCTGGGGTGCCGGTGGAACTGGTGATCGCGGCCTCCTACGAAAGCGTGGTGGATGCCATTGTGTCGGGGGGCGCGGACATCGCCCGGCTCGGCCCGGCTTCGTATGTGCTGGCACACCGTCGCGACCCGCGTATCGAGCCGTTTGCCACCTTTACCTTGAGTGCCGGCCCGTACACCCCGGCGGGCAACCATTATCAGGCACTGTTGTTGACCCGTGACGACACGCCAGAAGACATCGAGGCCCTACGGGGCAAGCGTGTGGCCCTGACCGACCCGGCTAGCACTTCGGGCAGCCTGGTGCCCAGCGTCGAATTCGCCGCCCGGGTAGGCATGCCCTTGTCGCGGTTCTTTGGCGCATTGGTGTATGCCGGTAATCACGACAAGGCATTGGAAGCCCTGCTGGAGGGCCGAGTGGATGCGGCGTTCGTTGCCAGCGAGCGCACCGATGCCTACCTGGCCCGGCACGCCATGGCGCCGACACGGCTCAAGGCACTGTGGCGCTCGCGGCCGATCTACTACGACCCATACGTGTTCAGTGCCAGCCTGTGCCCGGCGCTGAGGGCGCGTATTCGCCACGCCATGCTCGAAGACCCGCAGGCCCTGGCGGCGTTCGTGCAATCGCAGGATGCCAGTGGGCTGGTGCCAGTCAGCCAAGCCGAATATGCGCCGCTGCAGCGGATGATGGATGCCGCGCTGCCGCGCTGA